Part of the Etheostoma cragini isolate CJK2018 chromosome 8, CSU_Ecrag_1.0, whole genome shotgun sequence genome, atatgtaatactATCAATACTAAATATGTAACATATTACAAATTGCCATTAACCTAGTCAAtataataagtaataaaaaaaaagagaaatcttgcattatttatttagacACGCGGTTCAGTGTATACAATTCTTTAGTATATTCAAATATCAGTAACACAAGTGTcaggtcttttttttagaatatgTTCATCTGCCTACGTCAAACTTGGAAATCTGTGGCAATTATATAGTTAATTAACGGCCATTAATGGGACAAAGGAGTAGCTTGAGCAGCATCAATGGGAGCAGCTCAGCTGAACACACTGGCCATTTGGTGAAGGTGTAAAGGTCTAATTCTACAGTGCAGGGAAGCAAATTAAAACCATGTTCAGATTAATGGGTGATGAAAGAAAAGTatccccaaaaaaacatttttatgacaaGACAATGTTGTAgccaattcaaaatcaatttaaaaatccCAATATTGCTCCATGCTGAGGTAAGCAGCTGAGAGACTCTTTATGTCAAAAGGAAAAGATATTAAAACTGGGCCATTGTTACAACGTGGACCTGCAGGATGCTTTGTAAATGTTCATAGGGTTTTTCTACCCTCCAAGAAGGGCGGTGAGTTTCTAACCGTCTGGTAGAGAATTCTCTTGACCTTCCCCCATGTCTCTTCTTTGAATTTTTACATATATGCCGTTTTTAGGTCCTAGCGTGCTTGACGACTTCAACTCAAGAGGaacctgcacaaaaaaaaaataccacatGTAAAGCAACATCTTCCAAATATTGTACACACATTCttatatataaatttaaaaattacattcatttggaTGCATATTGAATTTTGATCATTGGTAATTTGTTAATGTGGGAGAAGTGCAGCAATCTCAACTGTCTATTATTGATGGTTAATTATTTATGTTGATAAGAGAACCAATTACATTAATATAGAGTCCAAGCAGCTGTGGCCCAACCTACTGAGAAGGAAACGGCTACACGTTCACTCTCTGTGTAGGCAGTGCTTTGTCGTTTTGAATTATCATATCTTGGTAAAACAAACCAACTACAATAAGTGAACATAACAGCCGTGACTACACTCTCGCATCCCTTTGTTCTTAATGGAAATATTGACACGGCAGATGATGGGATGTTAAATGCAGACGTGCtttagtgttgaaaatgtgcgACCCACCTTGGTCTCGGAGCAGGCCACAATGCTGAACCTGCGGAACAGATGCACTAAAGCCATTTTGATTTCCAGCTGGGCGAGCCTCATTCCCACACAGTTACGGGGACCGGCCCCGAATGGCAGGTACACAAAGGGATGTCGATTGGCCTTGGCCTCTGGTGTGAATCTGGAAATCCAAACCACGTTAGAGAATTGGAttcaataattataaaaaaaagtgtgttttattcagTGCTATACAGTGACTTTACTACCTTTGTTATAGCCAGGTCAGACGTGTACAACAGAAGAAAATGTCAAGGTGGAatataatgtacattttaacGCCTGAGTCCGATGTGAGGTCCAAATACCAAAATGTTAAGTTACTGCATATAACACCATATGAATACGTTGATTCCATGTTGCACACTACTTTACGGTTAACTGAAGGTTAAGACTTACAGTACGTGTGTAGAATGTGTTCGTAATGGCACCTTTACAAAGTTTTTAGCCAATGCAGTTCAGCCATTTACATGATTTCGATGATAATAGAACAGAGTTTAGCTTTTCTGCTGTAAGAGCAGCCTCGTACCGCTCAGGGATGAATTTCTCAGGCTCTGGCCAATGCTCGGGGTCGTAGTGGAGGAAGCCGGCTGGGATCTCCAGCGTCGCTCCTTTAGGGAGACGCTGGCCGTTCAACACACAGTCCTGGTCGATGTCTCTTGCAAACCTTTGGTGGGGCGAAAAAGCCATGGATGAAGGTTTATAAAGCTAGACTCATTTTTCCTTTGTTATACTCAATATGATTACTGTATGATTGAGAGTAGTATAAACCTAACTAAACCTAAACTAACTAagttttatctttatttaatgTTCTTAATATACCTGAATCCAGGGGGGTAGAGGCGCAAGGCTTCACTTATAACCATGTCTAAATACTTCAGCTCCTGGACGTTTGTGTAATCTGGTGACTCCtacaacaaaagacagaaaaaagaagaaaaaaaaaggtaaattacaACTCACATTGGTAAGAAATAAATTCTGATAATTCAGTaaagattttaaatgtaaaaataagaagaaatcaAATCTGTGTGCACTGAATTGAACTGTCCACAACTACAATCttgtaataattttaataaaatgaaatgagatcAAAAGGGTAGTGCAACACACTCACATGTCTGGTGAAGAAATCATCCACCTCTTCCTGTACTTTGCATTGAGATTCCGGGTGGATGGCCAGGAGGTAGCAGGTGAAGGCCAACGTGCTGCTGCTGGTTTCGTAACCGGCCAGAAGAAAGACGAAAGCCTGACCCACGACCTCATCCTCAGTCATCATCTTTTTCTGCGGACGCCTGCTGGGGGGCTCCTCTGGGTGCAGATGGTCGTCTGGATCAGAGGCGGATGCTTGGAGCTGGTTCCTGTGATCCAGCTTCGCCGTGCCAAAGTCTTCCAAAGACACGCACTCCTTGCTGGATCTCGCATCCAACATCAGCTGAAGGAAGTCGCGACGCCTCtacatcaacaaaaacaaccatcaataaattaatttggATAAACTACATAAAAACCTTTCACGGTAAATTTTAAGTTGCTCtgtatttaacccttgtgttgtcttccgctcaaatttaacccattttttttaatgtctcaGAATGTATCAGAAATATAcgtttctttttaacttcatGATTTTAATTAACCAAAAATAGCATGGATGATTACAGACAAAGTGCTACGCAAGTACAAAAGATTGGATCTCTAATTTCAttggatttggggtgttttgttaaattttttagcatttgaaatgtttctaaACAGTATCCCAACTGAAAGTGACATATACCAGTCTGATTGTCCTTCTTTTAATATAAGTGTAACTagttcataatttctgcttttctaactcaaggattaggtacaatttcctctaaattaggtttattgaccatgaattctaaaaataagtgtaaaaataGTAATAAGCTGGTGTTTGTGGTGTTTATACATGGCAGAGAAAAGCTGTGTAAAAAGGCAACACCAAAATAATgccaaaaacattggaaaaaaaaaaaaacaccggAAGTGAAAAAGAGCGGGTTTTTTTGGCCCGGGAGGAaaacaacacaggggttaaaggTGATTAAATGTCCATGAAAGTGACCTGCTCGGGAGGCTGCTCCTCTCTCTGCTTGATGATCCTCTGAATGCACTGGATGAAGAAGTGATTCATCTGGTCTCGTCTTTTGTTGGGGATCAGTCTCGCCAGAGGAGCCATGATGAATGGAAAAGCAACTGGACACACAaaccaaatgtgtttgtgtaactatCTGAAATGGCAACTTTACACACTTGcacaatattaaaatcaatgtattaatattacacacattaacatctttttattttatacttagttaaaaaaaaagaaatttactTGGACATATTTTTGTACCGGGAGACAGTAAACCCTCCCGTTTGTGGTCTTTGCTTTAATAAAATTACATTCTTTTGCCTTCATTGCTTtcctgtaaaaatgttttgaataacTTAAACATATGACTAACATTACAAATTCATTTGACTGACGGAAAAACAGCATGATGGGcctgaagaaagagaaggagaagaacaTCTGCGCATGCTGGACAAACGGGTCGTCTGGGTTGTTCTGAGAGTCCACCTGAGTAGCAAATGCTACGCTAGCAATAACATCCATGGTGAAGCAGCCAAAACACCTGcataacacacgcacacaaacaaaaatatgagGACAAACATTACCATAAATAATACCAGCCTTTTTATAAGAATACCtatttattgtgtgtctgtgtatgattgtgtgtgtgtgtgtgtgtgtgtgtgtgtgtgtgt contains:
- the tbxas1 gene encoding thromboxane-A synthase; translated protein: MEAVVDFLNVFHITASGLSVTLSLFVIFLGLLYWYSIYPFSVLSRCGIAHPKPIPFLGNLLMFRQGFLQPLNDLIKTHGRVCGYYLGRRPVVVIADPDMLRQVMVRDFSSFPNRMTIRFASKPMTDCLLMLRNERWKRVRSILTPSFSSAKMKEMVPLINTATDALMSNLNVSAESGQAFDIHRCFGCFTMDVIASVAFATQVDSQNNPDDPFVQHAQMFFSFSFFRPIMLFFLAFPFIMAPLARLIPNKRRDQMNHFFIQCIQRIIKQREEQPPEQRRRDFLQLMLDARSSKECVSLEDFGTAKLDHRNQLQASASDPDDHLHPEEPPSRRPQKKMMTEDEVVGQAFVFLLAGYETSSSTLAFTCYLLAIHPESQCKVQEEVDDFFTRHESPDYTNVQELKYLDMVISEALRLYPPGFRFARDIDQDCVLNGQRLPKGATLEIPAGFLHYDPEHWPEPEKFIPERFTPEAKANRHPFVYLPFGAGPRNCVGMRLAQLEIKMALVHLFRRFSIVACSETKVPLELKSSSTLGPKNGIYVKIQRRDMGEGQENSLPDG